The nucleotide window TTTTTCAACAACGTACACAAGTTTAAAATCTGACCTGGGCATGTTTGTTGCGTATTTCGTCAGCTTTCCGTTGCTGTTTGATATTTTTCGCATGAACCTGAATCAAAAAGGAAACActttattaaatatttgtcACCGTATCTGCatgaaagtttgtttttatgacgttttcatacaaaaaaatcttgtaaaaTGCTTTTGACTTACTCAAACTTCGAGATAGAAATCGTGTTTTGAACTTCTGTGATCCAGATGTATATTGTAGTGATAAGGGCAGAGGCCACACAGATGAAGAAAAACCTCTTCCATTTCGTACACAAGTGCATTGTTTCGCATTAACTTTGCTTACTGTAACACTGCAAGTTTTTACACAACCAGATATTACAACCACCtcaattataaaacaaaaatcatataCAAGCACAATTTTGCATTCCAAACAAAAATGCCGACTTCTCTCCGTCTATAATCTGCAACACAAGGCAATTAAAAGACGCATGAAAAGCTATCAAAGAAATCAATGGGAAGTTAATCGTCCACGTAATGGAAGGCTTTTAGTCTTGAATGATTTTTATCAGAGATCATCTACAACGGATAACTCAAATATCACGGTTAATGGCTTCAAGCGAAGTTGTTCATACAATTAGTTCAAAACTTTATAAGGAGTTGCAAAATGCTGCGACGTTCATGAgaaacttaaattaaaatgtCAACGTATAAATTAGTCTGAATAATTAAGTAAGAAATTAGTTATAGCgttttttttggattttggACATCTCACGATAGATGTGATATTTTCAATGAAATCAAACAACGCAATCATGTGCTGCGAGGCAGTCATGCGATGCAATCACGTAATCCTGTTCGGTCCAGGCTTTTTGTCCTGGGATAAGGACCTCAATGCTGAATTGTTAAGGTTTAGAAAGATaaagatttataaaaaaatcatgAGAAATCTCCCTAACTGGATTCCAAATTCCAGTGGCATTAAGATATATCACTGTAAACCGTTTTTTGAACATAATATAAGGGTGTGGTGTTCCAGCAAATCCTGGACCGAATAGGTTAAGCACTGTACTGTGTGCCTTCTCTAATACACATACACAACCGCATGTAACttataaaaaaagtttgcatgCTGATTGTATAGtacatttgaaaacaataacaaggaaatattgcaacatttttgttatAGCCAAAGAAGTATGTAAAAAACGTATGTaaaaaacgtcacaaaatagaaaatataaatttttacaaacatttttggtAACGGAAAAAGAAGAGTTGTCCGAATTCAAGCTGTATCCAAATCTATCCGATATGGTTAGTACAAAAAGCAAGCATGTCAGGACGTTGTAACACAGTTAAAGTAAATATAATCATTTATACTGAACATTACTCAAATCAATTTATGTTCATAATATAAATAACCAAGACAATCTGCATCATCTGCATCTCACTCTTAATCTGTATGTTTTGTTcaagttttgttttccatGATCACAAACAACATAATGTGCAAAATACTATTTGCTGCCCTGAAAAGTCTGAACAACTGAGTCACAATGGAACGAGCCTTACCACCGACATAAACTTCTATTTTGCAATTGTTTCAGCGCGTCTTTCCATTCGATAAAATTCACTTCGTATTTGACGGTAGCTCCTCTACTCGCGAATCCGCGATAATGCTTCGCGGCGTGCTCCTTCGGCCGAATCAGCATCTCATCTGGCATCCctattttatgacgtaacaatcccGTAATCCAAACGTCGTCGGCATTGTAAAGTAGAGGCCGAGATATCGTGGATAGTTCCCAAAGTTGTTTGATGACGCTGACGCTGGTGGTGTACATGCCACCGAAGCAGAAGGCAGGCCAATATGGCCAAGGATATTGTTCTTTGGAAACATAGTTTTTATCCGTGGGCGTGCGAATTGGCTCCAGGGACCCGTTCCACCACTTGTAGGTACAGATGATGGGAAATTCCGGCCAATCGCCTTTCTTAGCTTGTGTCCTGTACTCATCGATCCATTCTTTCACTTTAAGCATATCAATCCACATGTCGTCATCTGAAGTGGAGTAGTAAAAGTTTGGTGGAAGATTTTCAGCTGCCCATTTCATTCCGGCCAGAGTTTTCATACCGATAAACCTATACAGAAAAATTAACCACCTTTCTCTTTATCGACGTCTTGTTGATATAATTAAACGAACGCCGTGGTATATATCCATAACAATTAACATGGTTTAAAACTCACTGATAATCTTCTGGAGTGCTCATTTGAAGAATATCGCGATGCAGTCGTATTTCCTCTTGGATTGTGTCCTGCAGCGAACCGTTCGGTTTTCCAATGACGAAAACAGTGTAGAAGTTGCTCTGATCAATCTTCCCCAAGGACGCCCACGTGCGGCGAAGTAATTTCCGATGTTCTATGTTGCGAGCAGctgattttacaaaagtcaCCATCGCCCAAGAGGGATCTATATAAGAGTTGAAGAGACAAACACGTCTAACGTCGTTCACACATAAATTACACTAGACTGCTGTCAATAGCATTCGTTGCTTTGGTCGCTGTTCCTGTTCCCTTCCCAGTCTCTGGTGACTTCCACTCCCAACATGTTGACTGAAGATACATCATCCGCAATATCTACCTTTCTGGGCAATAACAACTTGACTTTTTTCAATCCAAGCGAAAATTTAAGCCCCATTATTTTCAGGTTGCTGGGGAACAGGAACACACCCCGACTTGGAATTAGTAAGCTCCGATGCTGCCAAAAATCTTCTGAATATATGTGCACTTGTGAAGTTCTTACAGTCAACGTACAGTACATGTAACTGCCGGTAGCTTTAAGCTTACCTTGATCTCATCTTATTAGCCATCGTTGTCAGTATTTGATTAACAACTAGTGGTAAAATTTCCAACTActgattacgtcataatgcgAGTTATGTTTACTGCTGCAAGTATTACCTTGCTTAGGACGAGGTTAAAtaagataaacaaaaataaataagatgCTCATATTGTTCGTGCATAAATAGGCCATGTGCAATATGATATAACATTTTACCCCTGTCTTTGCAAGTGGCATCGTTCATCGTTGTGTAGTGCTTCCTGCTATATTCTATGTTAGGATAAATCAGAAATTCGATGCCATGGTTGTTAGGTATCAGTGGGGATTGATTTGTTCCAGTCACCTCGTTCAGATTTCTGCCGGTTcttgaatttgtatttttttcccTGGAAAAAGAATGAATTTTCGAATTTTCATGTTAACAGTTACACGTAGGCCGAATGAGCGCTGGCGTTGTGTTTCAACACCACGTTTGCACATTtccaataaaatttcttttcgttTTCTGCAAACCATCAAAATCatataaacaaacataatcaAGGTTTGGCACCCGCTGTGGCACACACTTTCTTTTGCGCACAAAACCACATAAAAAAGTAGTTGTTGAAGATGGTAAACTCTTTAAGGCGTGTTTGCAGTTTTTAACTTAACCCAACCAGCGTTTTACAAAGCTATACGCCACTTAATAATTAGTTATTCACCAAAATGGTTGTAACACCATGTTTAACCTTATTTTCACTAGGTGTGGCTTCTCcagcacacagtcacagcaaaacgtggcgtacagttgcattgtttgctgtggaaacttgaaatttggtgacttttcctaaaaaatgttcagctatctgtccatatttgttttataaagttggattttgtaattttcgaAATATTGTCATatattcataattttgctctctctccgcattgaagcgtatcgttttcgtttactcatttacgcaccactaactattctcttgcgttctcttctcgcggtcagctggttttccgtacagcgggggcgcggcgtaacaagaaaaatttctagaaatgtattacttttaaaaagatttaatttacactaaattcactttgtttagttttacaattatgatgtatacaggaagccagatgtttttgctactaacctgtaaaaatccgatcagctTACGACGTAAAGTTTttgagtaattaacgattgaaaatgtgtgtgcagtgtcggccacacctagttaaaatagtaatgtcgcgagCCCGGTTTGGATAGGGTTAAAGATTTGAATATTTTGGTATGCCaaaatgaaaaacagtttACGGACTGCTTGTTCTGATGACATTTTCACTGAGACGATGGCGGCTTTGCAAATTGGCAGGTACCTAGTGGACCAAGATCacattttcattgtttgtttttactttctGCAGTCCTGTGACGTTTCAGAAATGGCTATTTAAAGAACTGTGATTACACTTCATACAATTAAACTTAACGTTTGGAAAATCGTAAAGTTGACAAACGCCCGCTGTGTGATTGACtgctttttgtttgatttctaaTAAAGCGTGATCTTGTGGAGACTGTATCTAAGATTTGGTGCGACAGAAACTTAATCCGTGTCCActtgtaattttttggaaaatagcTAGTCcttgttttgataaaaaaaacactcATTTTGCACTGTTCTAAGACTGAGCTACGGATTTCGAATGGTGACTATGGGAACTAAAAATGATTTTCTTACGATTTATATGGGTGTCGACTAAAAGCGATTTGTAAACTTAGTTCATATAATATTTCATACGGCAAGTAATTATACTCTACAAgcgttttaaactttaatgTCGATTCGGCAGTGGGGTAGAAGGGTAAGTACCGAACAAAGGTGAATCAAGGCAGGATCAAGTAATACAATAACCTAAACAAAGTAAAACCTTTTGacttattaaaacaaaaacttaaagttAGTTTTAATTTCGTGTTAATCTAATTACaggttttttaaacattacgTGAATACTTACTGGACTCTTTCCCGGTTAAAACTTCGCTTTGTAACTTGCCCGCATAAAACTATTCTTAAACCAACATAACACAAGCATGCTGTGACGAACATCAAACCAAGATCGAATATTTTTATCCTCATTTTTAACACGCTTCAGCTTGAGTCTAAATAATTACGCTACTTGCCCTAAACGCACAAGTCCTAGAAACAGAGAAGCTAGTTTGTCTGTTACATTACCCGGTAAATAGGCCAACAAATTCCACATAAAGACGTTACCATTCATTACAGAGAGCTGCGTCCTCTTGCATGAGCGAGCCTAGGACGGTCGCGTTTGGTCGGCAAAGCGTGCCGGATGCAGGTCGAATTTCTACTCGCTAAATCGACACTCGCTACGCTACGTCAAACTACGTCATTAATTTGAACCGAGTAGATGTGACCATTTACTCGTGAAGTCGCTTTGTtcgtttttttatttgaaaacgaGAGAAATGGGTGAAAAAAATGGGTTCAACTCGTCAAAGGCGTCATGTAAAAGGGAGTGCTTAACTTATAATCCAAGAGTTAAAGTAATCAGCTTTATTGAGAAGATAACCGGTAAGACACAATAATGAATAAAACACAGGCACGTTTATTACATTGTTCATACAATCCTTGTGACGTATTCTTGAGATAGTTATGTAACTGATTAGAAGCTTAGCCTTCCCCGCATAATTAACTGAGCCCCGATTAAATGTAAACACAATCATGTTCGTCGCCTCGTACAATTAATTTGAAGCAATCGTCGCGCTGATTTGCTACTAGACCTACACATACAACTTCTTCATCACTTTATCAGAATGTTACAAAGTAGAATTCAAGCAGAGGCCAACATGTACACTTGGCTGCCCTGGCTTATAGAGCAGAAAATTTAGGGTCCAAGCGATTGTCCAAGACTGCGGTAGAATGATCGATAACGATGCTCCTTTGGCTGTCACCGACCAGTCATCAGCAGaaagtttgaagttttttgtGCTATAGGGTAGGGAGTAAAACCATTCCCTTTCGATTTTTGTAATATCGCCGAAATGTCACTTTTTTCTCGCATCATTGAATCTAATTAATTTCGAGTCTCGTCAAACTGCTGAATCGTTTGACGTCGGTCCAAAACAATGTTTCACACAGAGTCATGCACCACGAAACTTTTCCAGTATAGCTTAAAGGCCTAGTGGCGAGCGCTGATTCAATGAGTATAGAATGCAATCTTAATTGCGCTTTGTCAACACCAAGCGGTTAACTTTGTTTGTTGTGCATTGCTGCTTTGTGTTCTTTGCAACGGCATTATTGCTGAATTTTGGTATGCTAAGCTAATTATAACGTAATTAATAGCCAATCATTAGCCTAGTATAAGTCATGCAACTACCACGGAATATTCTACAATCAAGTTAGATAAAAAGGCTAATGTAATTACGTAATAACTCATTTAGAAGAAATTTGGAAGTTTGGTTATGCACCTTTTCGATGCTTGCTTCTTCCCTATTCTAATGTGCTATTTGGTACGAGTCATTCGTTGAAGTTCAGTTGTGTCGTTCAGTCGCCATTTATAAGGCATATTATGTTCAATATAATATGTTACTCAGACACTATTGTTGTGATATGTTACTTGCGCTTCACATGGctttaatatttatgttgGGTAATGTTTATCATTTTTCGCTACAGCGATTTCAGTGTTTTGTTTAGTGACTGCGTTACAGCGGTCAAACATTCATTCGGTCACAGCGTCTTGTGACAAGCGTACGTACTGCTTTCAGTTTTAGCTTTACCTATACAGCTGCCTCAGTTAAGCTTTAGTTGCTACGCCTTTCGTTGTGTAGGCGTTTGTCATAAATGAATTTTAGTACGTTAACCTATGATGCTGGGGAAAAACCTGAGGAAGACGTTTCATTTGATGTGCAAAATCATACAGCTTATAGCAATATTCAGACCAGCAGCAATGTTTACCCATGTTGGAATGCAGAGCCGTAAAACTATAATGCGAACAGTAAGACCTATTAGAAACCATGcgatcaacttgtttgtttacatCAAATCTCTTTCTCCCTGCTGCATTTGAACGCTCTGAGTTAACTAGTTAACTCTTACAAATCTCGTGCAATGCGGATCATTGCCGCTTATGTCACGGATAGTGTATGGAGTTTTCAAACAGCACTGTTCCATCAAGTGTGTTTCAGTTTGTATATTAGAcgtgttatcattaaaattagGTGGCTAAAAGgaagttaaataaaacaagtcaaaGCAATTTACGGCATTATCGGAGTTGATGTTTGAAAAAGGAACCGCGCGATGAGGCTTCTTCCTGTCGTCCTATGCCCACCTCCGCATCTAAACAGCAATTGGATAGTAATAGACCCCCCCCCCCCTCCCCACAGAACTCAGCATGATGGGAATAGTTTTTAGAATAGAGTGGAGACAAAAGAGTTGCTGCCTGCTAAGTGTAGGATTGGCTTTCAAAGGGTTTGAAATCTAAAGCTTGCAGTTCAGTTCAGTCATCAATAACGTAAATACAATAAATACAGCCACTTCCGGGAAATAAGCTGCATttccgtgacgcgacacctgatcgaaagacactttatcgaacgacacttaatcgaacgacagtttatcgaaagacacttaatcgaacgacacctgatcgaaacgacacctgatcgaaacgacacctgatcgaaacgacagttgatcgaacgacactttatcgaaccgacagttgatcaaacgacactttatcgaaacgacagctgatcaaagcgacagttgatcgaatcgactgttgcttctcccgcacataGTCATAGCAAAATGTGGCGTTccgttgcattgtttgctgtagaaaattaaaatttggtgacttttcataaaaaatgttcagctatctgtccatgtttgtttgataaagttggattttgtaatttttgagatattgtgatatttatataattttgctctctctccgcattgaagcgtattactcatttacgcaccaataacttgactaactattctttttcgttctcttttcacagcggggacgcggcgtaacaagaagaatttctagaaatgtgtcacttttagaaatacctaatttacactaaattcactttctttagttttacaattatgatgtatacaggaatccagatgatgtttctactaacctgtaataatctcatcagtctacgacgcatagttttctagtaattaacgattgcaaatgtgtgtgcggggttggccacacctagtttttttagtaaactcgcgagcctggttaggatagggttaaaagggtactacgacaccttatcgaaagacactttatcgaaagacactttatcgaacgacacctgatcgaaacgacagctgatcgaaagacactttatcgaacgacagttaatcgagccgacagttgatcgaaagacactttatcgaaacgacagctgatcgaacgacattttatcgaaccgacagttaatcaaaacgacagttgatcgaacgacactttatcgaaccgacagttcaagcaagattttagcgtgtttctcaaacattggaacaatgagccattgtgatgtgcggtctttgtaatggtgtgcattaatgaattgtgatgtatatatcataaagttgacgatttatattttatatctatattttatatttgtatcataaagtgttcgatttcgcatggcggccggcccgcccacatattaataagatatcacaagaatacgcacgagaattactaagtacgagattgtctgtacagtagactagactagtcattatagatacaaagagtaaggaattgaaggcaaaatttaatagcaaggggcatgtcgctgtctgacttttacacaaagtagcttcttgaaagtggtctttatcccagcttgaccgacagcgcaaaataaatggcttcgatgcttggtagcacgtacacatgtgaatgtcttccaccgggttcaagatgaccttccacgaacgaataatagcattgaaggatggcacaatgcgttcagcaagcgtgtctcaatatcccatccgacgcttcgcagactcgtcaaaaaaattaagcaggaaggttccaacgaaatgttaattgaacaattgagtgctggaatcgatggcccaccacggaagaagcgctacgacgccgtcaaccaacggctgaagagcatagttgaaaattatgactcaacaaatatggacataaaaagttatcttcgagcaattgcacacaacttgtaattaaatgaatgcgattgaaatgtgcacttcgtcagttgtcgtgcttttaacagtgcatgttgccagttcttttaataaattgtcgttcttttaacagtgcatatcgtcagttgtttcaataaattgtggatcttttaactctatcctaaccaggctcgcgagtttactaaaaaaactaggtgtggccaaccccgcacacacatttgcaatcgttaattactagaaacctatgcgtcgtagacgatgacattattacaggttagtagaaacatcatctggcttcctgtatacatcataattgtaaaactaaagaaagtgaatttagtgtaaattaggtatttctaaaagtgacacatttctataaattcttcttgttacgccgcgcccccgctgtgaaaagagaacgaaaaagaatagttagtcaagttattggtgcgtaaatgagtaatacgtttcaatgcggagagagagcaaaattatataaatatcacaatatctcaaaaattacaaaatccaactttatcaaacaaacatggacagatagctgaacatcacaatgacccattgtttcaatgtttgagaaacacgcaaaaatcttgcttgaactgtcggttcgataaagtgtcgttcgatcaactgtcgctttcatcagctgtcggttcgataaagtgtcgtttgatcaactttcggttcgataaagtgtctttcgatcaactgtcgtttcgatcaggtgtcgtttcgatcaggtgtcgttcgattaagtgtctttcgataaagtgtcgttcgattaagtgtcgttcgataaagtgtctttcgataaggtgtcgggtcacgggttaaaagatccacaatttatcgaaataactgacgatatgcactgttaaaagaacgacaatttattaaaagaactgacaacatgcactgttaaaagcaactgacgaagtgcacatttcaatcgcattcatttaattacaagttgtgtgcaattgctcgaagataacttttttatgtccatattcgttgagtcataattttcgactatgctcttcagccgttggttgacagcgtcgtagcgcgtgatcttagcttgcttttcgtgaatttcattgttgaaaatatttgttcacatgtgtacgtgctaccaagcatcgaagccatttattttgcgctgtcggtcaagctgggataaagaccactttcaagaagctactttgtgtaaaagtcaggcagcgacatgccccttgctattaaattttgccttcaattccttactctttgtatctataatgactagtctagtctactgtacagacaatctcgtacttagtaattctcgtgcgtattcttgtgatatctttttaatatgtgggcgggccggccgccatgcgaaatcgaacactttatgatacaaatataaaatataaatcgtcaactttatgatatatacatcacaattcattaatgcacaccattacaaagaccgcacatcacaatggctcattgtttcaatgtttgagaaacacgcaaaaatcttgcttgaactgtcggttcgataaagtgtcgttcgatcaactgtcgttttgattaactgtcggttcgataaagtgtcgttcgatcaactgtcggctcgattaactgtcgttcgataaagtgtctttcgatcagctgtcgtttcgatcaggtgtcgttcgataaagtgtctttcgataaagtgtctttcgataaggtgtcataGTACCCTGCATTTCAGGCCCTAAGAGGTGGTAAGCCCAGGGCGGAACAATTTTGAATATGTTCGCGTAGAAGGTAATGTCGCCATCTggttttgcaaaacttgaaaataataatcagAAGCGCATTCGAATCCACAAAGAGGACGATAGTAAAGCGATTGCCAGGCGTGCCAGAATACATTTGTAATACATTTGTATTTGCCATTACATTTGCAGAAGCATTACATTCTGCAAAACTCTTGGTGTATAAATCTAAAAGATATAGCCTGCTACTAAAAAAATATCGTATTACAAGCAAAATGCCTAACATAAATTGTTTCGGCAGTAACTTACCGTTTCCTCTGAGGTTAAATATTTATGCAATGAAGCCTATAAAACAACACGTACTGTATCGGACTCGTGAACAATTGTTTCGCTTCTGTCTGTTTGAAATGTTAGCTTGACAAAAAGCACAGCTTCAGGCATCTGAGACATAAGAATTTGTATTTGTGCTGTTAATTGATGAGCGGCTTTTATCTGAATAGAAATGCCCATCCAAAGCTGTAGCCAGGGCAGAGATTTTACCGCGGTGTTTAAATCAAGTACATCCCCAGCTAAGTTCCCtgtaagctgcgcgcgtgcgcaaatgcgcactgctcccacggtctccgcgcatagaaaatctgtgctgcgcacaagaaaaaaatccaacctgaattgaaaataaaataaacgcataataatggccacagtgcgcacgtctgatgttgctcacagtggtccaagggaccgatcagggagttagtgtgtttgctcagactcgtgaaaaattagcgGAAACATTGATCCCCAGTTAGGTATGCTGCTAAGATAATTCCGCAGTAAAAATTTTTCAGCCACAATTCCACAAATATTAAGGAAGTTAGTGCCTCAGTATGGCTACGGGCTATGGCACAACCGATTTCAAGGAAAGCTTTCAGAGGCAGCAGAACTTCCTTCCTGGTAAGATTTGTTACTACAATAATTCAATGACATCACTGCTCTAGAAACGGTTTGGGCTGGCTGAATTTGTGCTGTATATGCGACGAACAAATGCGCAACCAAGTTTA belongs to Clavelina lepadiformis chromosome 6, kaClaLepa1.1, whole genome shotgun sequence and includes:
- the LOC143462643 gene encoding beta-1,3-galactosyltransferase 5-like, which encodes MRIKIFDLGLMFVTACLCYVGLRIVLCGQVTKRSFNRERVQEKNTNSRTGRNLNEVTGTNQSPLIPNNHGIEFLIYPNIEYSRKHYTTMNDATCKDRDPSWAMVTFVKSAARNIEHRKLLRRTWASLGKIDQSNFYTVFVIGKPNGSLQDTIQEEIRLHRDILQMSTPEDYQFIGMKTLAGMKWAAENLPPNFYYSTSDDDMWIDMLKVKEWIDEYRTQAKKGDWPEFPIICTYKWWNGSLEPIRTPTDKNYVSKEQYPWPYWPAFCFGGMYTTSVSVIKQLWELSTISRPLLYNADDVWITGLLRHKIGMPDEMLIRPKEHAAKHYRGFASRGATVKYEVNFIEWKDALKQLQNRSLCRW